In Vespa velutina chromosome 1, iVesVel2.1, whole genome shotgun sequence, the following proteins share a genomic window:
- the LOC124947647 gene encoding ATPase family AAA domain-containing protein 5 isoform X5 encodes MNQNKPIDDISSVRSLSESDISIDSRKNKSKEKSKCCQDKLLGIEDIKGNNSKRKRDEKKDIDKIEEVSGKRIRLIKENTKKDNISTINREKHTSNNLLHFFSKSSSIGLEEEDKIEVNVSTTIVVKADVHMSEIPTVVHSPVDLKSEIKSDFQRKLRDNKSQTECSTVNKIDLITLEERKLNRSVEHNQRLVQRDKPKWSLRIKMQSPKDKESLSDSGEEGIYSPRSRMKSNAEGRKQFNALNDNTFAVKRYNTYESARSNTERNVKRNKSDKLAGSFNDTTEEDINDDIVIERERKQLRRMKNLERYNSNCNNNEIDINTTDISKELDIIDGHVSEKKPHKKLAPLFIKQSKSNATNVAARRSFLQSDASINNDGKSVEKKVPNYNLICFPFPKISHIRQLNDEIQTNDEAINHKIRLKSNNMIYLPTMNYNDYKYISQSSILSNKSLITINASVEKTTEEILTEMEKHCADTRSMWETVISVAKDHFGMIQLKKGKSKKAKSIEKKGITKDFDERVIANSIWTQKYKPMNSRQIVGNEEGAKKLRDWLSHWRSSLHKEHGSSGDEFYSSDCSFTSKHENNQVAVLLGPHGTGKTATVYAVAEELGYSILEVNASSRRTGKRILKELDEATKSHRIKKNESKSLVAAPILKEANNLPQNSLILLEDIDLIFEEDEGFISATSQLVSNTKRPIVMTCKDVCPHLNKMAPEQNRIYFQKVDGNRASTLLELISLAETGSKISCECLTELLQNGDLRKALLQLQYLLVSGFTHATKYSFNSRRILWQDMRYYIYQPAIKENKKQKAKGRLTNKNTNILINLADHLDNLSLLPSLIEINDPALDIVCNKLQPSLSLTEDTASYSALQHLSTEIGEWIDQEIIQKNHLIGKNHGIQYKDTFSLKKQLNKGVDSALSPITSYTLDNRSVSLDYLPCVRTICRTEECRTLSSIKRGNRFFHYLSGLKLPASSVKPNILTAACKMLQEKS; translated from the exons ATGAATCAAAATAAGCCGATAGATGATATCTCATCTGTACGGTCTTTGTCGGAAAGTGATATTTCTATCGActcgagaaagaataagagtaaagaaaaatcaaaatgttGCCAGGACAAATTATTAGGTATCGAAGAcattaaaggtaataattcAAAGAGGAAGCGCgacgagaagaaagatattgACAAAATAGAAGAAGTATCAGGAAAACGTATCAgacttataaaagaaaatacaaagaaagataatatttctacGATCAATAGGGAGAAGCATACGTCAAATaacttattacattttttcag CAAATCGTCGTCAATAGGActagaggaagaagataagaTAGAAGTTAATGTGTCTACGACGATAGTGGTGAAAGCTGATGTGCACATGTCGGAAATACCTACGGTAGTACATTCGCCAGTTGATCTTAAATCAGAAATTAAATCAGATTTTCAACGTAAGTTAAGGGACAATAAATCGCAAACGGAATGTTCAactgtaaataaaatagatttaataacattggaagagagaaaattaaatcgaagcGTAGAACACAATCAACGATTGGTCCAACGCGATAAGCCTAAATGGTCTTTAAGAATTAAAATGCAATCtccaaaagataaagaatctTTGTCCG ACAGCGGCGAAGAAGGGATATATTCACCAAGAAGTAGAATGAAATCTAACGCGGAAGGAAGGAAACAGTTCAATGCATTAAACGATAATACTTTCGCCGTAAAGAggtataatacatatgaatCTGCAAGATCAAATACGGAAAGgaatgttaaaagaaataaatctgaTAAACTGGCCGGTTCTTTTAACGATACGACAGAggaagatattaacgatgatattGTAAttgaaagggaaaggaaacaATTGAGGCGtatgaaaaatttagaaagatataatagtaattgtaataacaatgaaattgatattaatacgACGGACATTTCCAAGGaattagatattatagatGGTCACGTTTCAGAAAAGAAACCGCATAAAAAGCTTGCACCTCTTTTTATCAAACAATCCAAATCAAATGCCACAAATGTGGCAGCAAGGCGTTCATTTTTGCAATCCGATGCTAGTATTAATAACGACGGTAAAAGTGTAGAAAAAAAGGTACCcaattataatttgatttgttttccttttccaaaGATTAGCCATATCAGACAATTGAATGATGAAATTCAAACTAATGACGAAGCgattaatcataaaattcgactcaaatcgaataatatgatatatctaccgacaatgaattataatgattataaatatatatctcaatCTTCTATATTGTCAAATAAGTCTTTGATAACTATAAACGCATCCGTTGAGAAAACTACAGAGGAAATATTGACAGAAATGGAAAAGCATTGTGCCGATACCAGAAGTATGTGGGAAACTGTTATATCCGTGGCAAAGGATCATTTTGGCATGATACAattgaaaaagggaaaaagtaagaaagcaAAATCAATAGAGAAGAAAGGTATTACGAAAGATTTTGACGAAAGGGTGATTGCGAACAGTATTTGGACACAGAAATATAAACCGATGAATAGCCGTCAAATAGTTGGCAATGAAGAGGGTGCAAAAAAGCTAAGAGATTGGCTGAGTCACTGGAGATCGTCCCTGCATAAAGAACATGGTAGCAGCGGTGACGAATTTTATTCGTCCGATTGTAGTTTTACAAGTAAACATGAAAACAATCAAGTAGCAGTATTATTGGGGCCACACGGGACCGGCAAAACTGCTACCGTTTATGCTGTTGCAGAGGAGCTTGGCTACAG TATATTGGAAGTCAATGCTTCATCTAGAAGAACGggcaaaagaattttaaaggaACTCGACGAAGCCACCAAGTCGCacagaattaaaaagaacgaaagcaAATCATTGGTGGCAGCACCAATATTGAAAGAAGCAAATAATTTACcacaaaattcattaattcttttggaagatattgatttaatatttgaagaagatgaaggatTCATTTCTGCTACATCCCAATTGGTATCTAACACAAAACGTCCTATTGTAATGACATGCAAAGACGTTTGCcctcatttaaataaaatggcACCCGAacaaaatcgaatttattttcaaaaggtAGATGGTAATAGGGCATCAACTTTGTTAGAATTGATTTCATTAGCAGAAACGGGTTCTAAAATTTCGTGCGAATGCTTAACA GAACTTCTGCAGAATGGGGATTTAAGAAAAGCTTTATTACAATTGCAATATCTATTAGTCTCAGGTTTCACCCATGCAactaaatattcttttaattcaagAAGGATACTGTGGCAAGATATgaggtattatatatatcagccagctataaaggaaaataaaaagcaaaaggcGAAAGGTCGCTTAACGAATAAgaatacgaatatattaattaatttggcTGATCATTTAGATaacttatcattattaccatctTTAATTGAGATCAATGACCCTGCGCTTGATATAGTATGTAACAAACTGCAGCCCAGTTTATCTCTGACAGAAGACACGGCGTCATATTCTGCTTTGCAACATCTAAGTACAGAAATAGGGGAATGGATTGATCAAGAGATAATTCAGAAGAATCATTTAATTGGTAAAAACCATGGGATCCAATATAAAGACACATTTAGCTTAAAAAAGCAATTGAACAAAGGGGTCGATAGTGCTTTGTCACCAATTACGTCCTATACTTTGGACAATCGATCTGTATCTTTGGATTACTTACCGTGTGTTAGAACAATATGTAGAACAGAAGAATGTCGAACGTTATCAAGTATTAAAAGAggtaatcgattttttcattatcttagCGGATTAAAATTACCGGCTTCGTCGGTAAAACCTAATATATTAACAGCGGCATGTAAAATGCTACAAGAGAAATCATGA
- the LOC124947647 gene encoding ATPase family AAA domain-containing protein 5 isoform X2 — protein MKDLTHYFSDNVKSPTTSKLNIRLKDDSEYSSRKKRTRVKIKISRTNSKSRVCNIVENKSDLIDKTPSPFTKSFEEEKRGPDLDGTPKNTFEVSSSMEPNGGINQEENIGKRKEQIFRKVNLNCILIESDSEPEMLGTKVNNKLSLKKSFDKQMSNEDQMECNLKDYNELKFNTAHRINREKNKEGDTVYEHKESNAFKVLMNQNKPIDDISSVRSLSESDISIDSRKNKSKEKSKCCQDKLLGIEDIKGNNSKRKRDEKKDIDKIEEVSGKRIRLIKENTKKDNISTINREKHTSNNLLHFFSKSSSIGLEEEDKIEVNVSTTIVVKADVHMSEIPTVVHSPVDLKSEIKSDFQRKLRDNKSQTECSTVNKIDLITLEERKLNRSVEHNQRLVQRDKPKWSLRIKMQSPKDKESLSDSGEEGIYSPRSRMKSNAEGRKQFNALNDNTFAVKRYNTYESARSNTERNVKRNKSDKLAGSFNDTTEEDINDDIVIERERKQLRRMKNLERYNSNCNNNEIDINTTDISKELDIIDGHVSEKKPHKKLAPLFIKQSKSNATNVAARRSFLQSDASINNDGKSVEKKVPNYNLICFPFPKISHIRQLNDEIQTNDEAINHKIRLKSNNMIYLPTMNYNDYKYISQSSILSNKSLITINASVEKTTEEILTEMEKHCADTRSMWETVISVAKDHFGMIQLKKGKSKKAKSIEKKGITKDFDERVIANSIWTQKYKPMNSRQIVGNEEGAKKLRDWLSHWRSSLHKEHGSSGDEFYSSDCSFTSKHENNQVAVLLGPHGTGKTATVYAVAEELGYSILEVNASSRRTGKRILKELDEATKSHRIKKNESKSLVAAPILKEANNLPQNSLILLEDIDLIFEEDEGFISATSQLVSNTKRPIVMTCKDVCPHLNKMAPEQNRIYFQKVDGNRASTLLELISLAETGSKISCECLTELLQNGDLRKALLQLQYLLVSGFTHATKYSFNSRRILWQDMRYYIYQPAIKENKKQKAKGRLTNKNTNILINLADHLDNLSLLPSLIEINDPALDIVCNKLQPSLSLTEDTASYSALQHLSTEIGEWIDQEIIQKNHLIGKNHGIQYKDTFSLKKQLNKGVDSALSPITSYTLDNRSVSLDYLPCVRTICRTEECRTLSSIKRGNRFFHYLSGLKLPASSVKPNILTAACKMLQEKS, from the exons ATGAAGGACCTTACCCATTATTTTTCAGATAATGTAAAATCCCCGACGACTTCTAAATTGAATATTAGACTAAAGGATGATTCTGAATACAGCTCTAGAAAGAAACGTACTCGTGTTAAAATCAAGATATCTCGTACAAATTCTAAAAGTAGGGTATGtaatatcgttgaaaataaaagtgatttaattgataaaactCCGAGCCCATTTACTAAATCgttcgaagaagagaaaagaggtcCAGACCTGGATGGAACTCCTAAAAATACTTTCGAGGTATCATCTAGCATGGAGCCCAATGGAGGGATAAACCAAGAAGAGAAtattggaaaaaggaaagagcaaATATTTAGGAAAgttaatttaaattgtatattaattgaatCGGATAGCGAGCCCGAAATGTTAGGAACTAAggtaaataataaactttctttaaagaaatctTTCGATAAACAAATGTCAAATGAGGATCAAATGGaatgtaatttaaaagattataacgagttaaaatttaataccGCGCATAGaattaatagagaaaagaataaagaaggtGATACAGTTTATGAGCATAAAGAATCAAATGCATTTAAAGTTCTTATGAATCAAAATAAGCCGATAGATGATATCTCATCTGTACGGTCTTTGTCGGAAAGTGATATTTCTATCGActcgagaaagaataagagtaaagaaaaatcaaaatgttGCCAGGACAAATTATTAGGTATCGAAGAcattaaaggtaataattcAAAGAGGAAGCGCgacgagaagaaagatattgACAAAATAGAAGAAGTATCAGGAAAACGTATCAgacttataaaagaaaatacaaagaaagataatatttctacGATCAATAGGGAGAAGCATACGTCAAATaacttattacattttttcag CAAATCGTCGTCAATAGGActagaggaagaagataagaTAGAAGTTAATGTGTCTACGACGATAGTGGTGAAAGCTGATGTGCACATGTCGGAAATACCTACGGTAGTACATTCGCCAGTTGATCTTAAATCAGAAATTAAATCAGATTTTCAACGTAAGTTAAGGGACAATAAATCGCAAACGGAATGTTCAactgtaaataaaatagatttaataacattggaagagagaaaattaaatcgaagcGTAGAACACAATCAACGATTGGTCCAACGCGATAAGCCTAAATGGTCTTTAAGAATTAAAATGCAATCtccaaaagataaagaatctTTGTCCG ACAGCGGCGAAGAAGGGATATATTCACCAAGAAGTAGAATGAAATCTAACGCGGAAGGAAGGAAACAGTTCAATGCATTAAACGATAATACTTTCGCCGTAAAGAggtataatacatatgaatCTGCAAGATCAAATACGGAAAGgaatgttaaaagaaataaatctgaTAAACTGGCCGGTTCTTTTAACGATACGACAGAggaagatattaacgatgatattGTAAttgaaagggaaaggaaacaATTGAGGCGtatgaaaaatttagaaagatataatagtaattgtaataacaatgaaattgatattaatacgACGGACATTTCCAAGGaattagatattatagatGGTCACGTTTCAGAAAAGAAACCGCATAAAAAGCTTGCACCTCTTTTTATCAAACAATCCAAATCAAATGCCACAAATGTGGCAGCAAGGCGTTCATTTTTGCAATCCGATGCTAGTATTAATAACGACGGTAAAAGTGTAGAAAAAAAGGTACCcaattataatttgatttgttttccttttccaaaGATTAGCCATATCAGACAATTGAATGATGAAATTCAAACTAATGACGAAGCgattaatcataaaattcgactcaaatcgaataatatgatatatctaccgacaatgaattataatgattataaatatatatctcaatCTTCTATATTGTCAAATAAGTCTTTGATAACTATAAACGCATCCGTTGAGAAAACTACAGAGGAAATATTGACAGAAATGGAAAAGCATTGTGCCGATACCAGAAGTATGTGGGAAACTGTTATATCCGTGGCAAAGGATCATTTTGGCATGATACAattgaaaaagggaaaaagtaagaaagcaAAATCAATAGAGAAGAAAGGTATTACGAAAGATTTTGACGAAAGGGTGATTGCGAACAGTATTTGGACACAGAAATATAAACCGATGAATAGCCGTCAAATAGTTGGCAATGAAGAGGGTGCAAAAAAGCTAAGAGATTGGCTGAGTCACTGGAGATCGTCCCTGCATAAAGAACATGGTAGCAGCGGTGACGAATTTTATTCGTCCGATTGTAGTTTTACAAGTAAACATGAAAACAATCAAGTAGCAGTATTATTGGGGCCACACGGGACCGGCAAAACTGCTACCGTTTATGCTGTTGCAGAGGAGCTTGGCTACAG TATATTGGAAGTCAATGCTTCATCTAGAAGAACGggcaaaagaattttaaaggaACTCGACGAAGCCACCAAGTCGCacagaattaaaaagaacgaaagcaAATCATTGGTGGCAGCACCAATATTGAAAGAAGCAAATAATTTACcacaaaattcattaattcttttggaagatattgatttaatatttgaagaagatgaaggatTCATTTCTGCTACATCCCAATTGGTATCTAACACAAAACGTCCTATTGTAATGACATGCAAAGACGTTTGCcctcatttaaataaaatggcACCCGAacaaaatcgaatttattttcaaaaggtAGATGGTAATAGGGCATCAACTTTGTTAGAATTGATTTCATTAGCAGAAACGGGTTCTAAAATTTCGTGCGAATGCTTAACA GAACTTCTGCAGAATGGGGATTTAAGAAAAGCTTTATTACAATTGCAATATCTATTAGTCTCAGGTTTCACCCATGCAactaaatattcttttaattcaagAAGGATACTGTGGCAAGATATgaggtattatatatatcagccagctataaaggaaaataaaaagcaaaaggcGAAAGGTCGCTTAACGAATAAgaatacgaatatattaattaatttggcTGATCATTTAGATaacttatcattattaccatctTTAATTGAGATCAATGACCCTGCGCTTGATATAGTATGTAACAAACTGCAGCCCAGTTTATCTCTGACAGAAGACACGGCGTCATATTCTGCTTTGCAACATCTAAGTACAGAAATAGGGGAATGGATTGATCAAGAGATAATTCAGAAGAATCATTTAATTGGTAAAAACCATGGGATCCAATATAAAGACACATTTAGCTTAAAAAAGCAATTGAACAAAGGGGTCGATAGTGCTTTGTCACCAATTACGTCCTATACTTTGGACAATCGATCTGTATCTTTGGATTACTTACCGTGTGTTAGAACAATATGTAGAACAGAAGAATGTCGAACGTTATCAAGTATTAAAAGAggtaatcgattttttcattatcttagCGGATTAAAATTACCGGCTTCGTCGGTAAAACCTAATATATTAACAGCGGCATGTAAAATGCTACAAGAGAAATCATGA